The following proteins come from a genomic window of Rutidosis leptorrhynchoides isolate AG116_Rl617_1_P2 chromosome 10, CSIRO_AGI_Rlap_v1, whole genome shotgun sequence:
- the LOC139871584 gene encoding bifunctional protein FolD 2-like produces MALPVDHKAQIIDGKAIAQTIRSEIASECKDLIEKYGKAPGLAVVIVGHRKDSQSYVNMKRKACAEVGIKSIDIDLPEQVPEAELIAKVHELNADSDVHGILVQLPLPKHINKEKVLTEISIEKDVDGFHPLNIGKLAMKGRDPLYLPCTPKGCIELLKRSGVTIKGKRAVVVGRSNIVGLPVSLLLLKEDATVTIVHSNTPDPQSIICEADIVIAAAGQATMIKGSWLKPGAAVIDVGTNAVDDPSRKSGYRLVGDVDFQEACKVAGFITPVPGGVGPMTVAMLLKNTLDGAKRVIGQ; encoded by the exons ATGGCATTGCCTGTAGATCATAAAGCCCAAATTATTGATGGAAAAGCGATTGCACAGACAATTCGTTCTGAAATTGCGTCTGAATGCAAGGATTTGATTGAAAAATATGGCAAG GCTCCAGGACTTGCTGTAGTAATTGTTGGACATCGAAAAGATTCTCAAAGTTATGTTAATATGAAGAGAAAAGCTTGTGCTGAGGTTGGAATTAAGTCGATTGACATTGATCTTCCAGAACAAGTACCCGAAGCTGAATTGATCGCTAAGGTCCACGAATTAAATGCAGATTCCGATGTACATG GCATATTGGTTCAGCTTCCTTTGCCGAAACACATAAACAAGGAAAAAGTCTTAACTGAAATCAGCATCGAAAAAGACGTAGATGGATTTCATCCTCTTAACATTGGTAAACTTGCTATGAAAGGAAGAGACCCACTCTACCTTCCTTGCACTCCAAAG GGATGTATTGAACTTCTTAAACGCAGTGGTGTTACCATAAAAGGAAAGCGGGCAGTGGTTGTTGGTCGAAGTAACATTGTTGGCTTACCAGTTTCGTTGCTGCTGCTTAAAGAAGATGCGACAGTTACTATCGTTCATTCGAACACACCCGATCCACAAAGTATCATTTGCGAGGCAGACATTGTTATTGCTGCTGCAGGACAAGCTACGATG ATAAAGGGTAGTTGGCTTAAACCTGGTGCTGCAGTTATCGATGTGGGAACAAATGCAGTTGACGATCCTAGTAGAAAATCAGGATACAGGCTTGTAGGCGATGTCGATTTTCAGGAAGCATGCAAAGTGGCTGGATTCATTACACCTGTTCCAGGAGGTGTGGGACCCATGACGGTAGCTATGCTGCTTAAAAACACTTTGGATGGTGCCAAACGTGTGATTGGGCAGTAA